The Bradysia coprophila strain Holo2 chromosome II, BU_Bcop_v1, whole genome shotgun sequence genome has a segment encoding these proteins:
- the LOC119066428 gene encoding asparagine--tRNA ligase, cytoplasmic has product MEAELDKMSISAIYTSDKTGNDETGAGTKDNPFKTILKAMHHAGKEPFPPIYVDSKDEKTSEQFEIAAKSQMKKIQKLWQRDKQKESSKSQREEDDAKKREQNLEEARKIVIVEDASLPAAKKIKIFDGQKYRGERVKIYGWVHRLRRQGKALMFVTLRDGTAFLQCVLTDKLCQTYNAIVLSTESSVCLYGTLSEVPEGKEAPGGHELKVDYWELVGLAPAGGADAILNEESLPDVQLDNRHIIIRGENTSKVLKMRSVLLHAFRSHYLDRGYTEVTPPTMVQTQVEGGSTLFKLNYFGEEAFLTQSSQLYLETVIPALGDSYCIAQSYRAEQSRTRRHLAEYSHVEAECPFIDFDELLNRLEDLVCDVVDRVLKSPYGYVVKELNPDFVPPKRPFRRMDYSEAIQWLKDNNVTKDDGTFYEFGEDIPEAPERRMTDTINEPIMLCRFPTAIKSFYMSKVPGNDNLTESVDVLLPNVGEIVGGSMRIWDSEELLKGYKREGIDPTPYYWYTDQRVYGTTPHGGYGLGLERFMCWLLNRYHIRDVCLYPRFLDRCKP; this is encoded by the exons ATGGAAGCCGAATTGGACAAAATGTCAATCA GTGCTATTTACACATCCGACAAAACCGGTAACGATGAAACTGGTGCCGGCACCAAAGATAACCCCTTCAAAACCATATTGAAGGCAATGCATCACGCCGGAAAGGAACCGTTTCCACCAATTTATGTCGATTCTAAGGACGAAAAGACATCCGAACAGTTCGAAATTGCGGCCAAGTCTCAAATGAAAAAGATCCAAAAACTCTGGCAACGTGACAAACAAAAGGAATCCAGTAAGTCGCAGCGCGAAGAAGACGATGCAAAGAAACGGGAACAAAATCTCGAGGAGGCCCGAAAAATTGTCATCGTTGAGGATGCGTCGTTACCAGCTGCAAAgaagataaaaatattcgacGGCCAGAAGTATCGCGGTGAACGTGTGAAAATATATGGCTGGGTCCATCGACTGCGTCGTCAAGGAAAGGCATTGATGTTCGTAACACTGCGAGATGGAACTGCATTTTTGCAATGTGTCCTCACCGATAAACTGTGCCAGACATACAATGCCATCGTTCTGTCAACGGAATCGTCGGTATGTCTTTATGGCACTTTGAGTGAGGTTCCCGAGGGAAAAGAAGCCCCTGGCGGACACGAATTGAAAGTCGATTATTGGGAACTTGTTGGCTTGGCACCGGCTGGTGGAGCTGATGCTATTTTGAACGAAGAGTCTCTTCCGGATGTGCAATTGGACAACCGACATATTATCATTCGCGGAGAAAATACTTCGAAAGTGTTGAAGATGAGAAGCGTCTTGCTGCACGCATTTAGAAGTCACTATCTCGATCGAGGTTACACTGAGGTCACGCCGCCAACAATGGTTCAAACTCAAGTCGAAGGAGGTTCCACTCTGTTTAAGCTAAACTATTTCGG tgAGGAGGCTTTCCTGACACAAAGCTCTCAATTATATTTGGAAACGGTCATACCGGCACTGGGTGATTCGTACTGCATCGCTCAAAGCTATCGCGCTGAGCAAAGTCGCACTAGACGCCATTTGGCCGAATACAGTCACGTAGAAGCCGAATGCCCATTCATCGATTTCGACGAATTGTTGAACCGTTTGGAGGACTTGGTTTGCGATGTTGTCGATCGTGTGTTAAAGTCTCCGTACGGTTACGTTGTCAAAGAACTAAACCCTGATTTCGTTCCACCAAAACGTCCGTTCCGACGCATGGATTACAGCGAGGCAATTCAATGGCTGAAAGACAACAATGTGACCAAAGACGATGGAACTTTCTACGAATTCGGTGAGGATATACCAGAAGCACCCGAACGCCGGATGACTGACACCATCAATGAACCCATTATGCTGTGTCGTTTTCCAACTGCTATCAAATCGTTTTACATGTCGAAGGTTCCTGGCAACGATAACCTCACTGAGAGCGTTGATGTCTTGCTACCGAATGTCGGAGAAATTGTCGGTGGATCGATGAGGATCTGGGACAGCGAAGAGTTGTTGAAAG GTTACAAGCGTGAAGGAATCGATCCAACTCCTTACTACTGGTACACAGATCAACGAGTTTACGGTACTACACCGCACGGTGGCTACGGGCTCGGTTTGGAACGATTTATGTGCTGGCTTCTCAACCGTTATCACATTCGGGACGTGTGCTTGTATCCACGCTTTTTGGACCGATGCAAACCATAA
- the LOC119066756 gene encoding uncharacterized protein LOC119066756: MSKTSLKLVFIYFLSTIFQNNDGTDALLFPQYTVMQIVAAVSWPIVDPDRKAFVNIGFQFNYNMPFAPSSFYDPMYWRNLGRSTKTELSVDTKPQNASETHGTDEVKNVTKRYVAEVDTYDRTKYHSELNNQLDISAGELYKSVETTLVEAGYDKSCLLKSICDVARHPFHIDDGHEDLLAEILQFVLTPSMHQGFGRNEHYLKERYDAAEDIGRIGGDCGVVYSDCTTSFIDNLSYLRENFQ, encoded by the exons ATGAGTAAGACATCTCTGAAATTGGTTTTCATCTACTTCCTATCTACTATCTTTCAAAATAACGATGGAACCGATGCACTATTATTTCCGCAATACACAGTGATGCAG ATTGTAGCTGCAGTTTCGTGGCCAATTGTTGATCCTGATCGCAAAGCATTCGTGAACATCGGCTTCCAATTCAATTACAACATGCCATTTGCACCATCGTCATTTTACGACCCAATGTACTGGCGAAATCTCGGCCGAAGTACCAAGACAGAATTATCCGTTGACACAAAACCTCAGAATGCGTCTGAAACCCACGGGACCGACGAAGTGAAGAATGTTACGAAACGTTACGTAGCTGAAGTTGATACGTACGATAGGACGAAATATCACAGTGAATTGAATAATCAGCTGGATATTAGTGCTGGTGAATTGTATAAGAGTGTGGAAACAACGTTGGTTGA AGCGGGATATGATAAAAGTTGCCTGTTGAAGAGTATTTGTGATGTGGCTCGACATCCTTTTCACATTGATGACGGGCACGAAGATCTTTTGGCAGAAATTTTGCAGTTTGTTTTAAC GCCATCGATGCATCAAGGATTCGGAAGAAATGAACACTATTTGAAAGAGAGATACGATGCAGCTGAAGACATTGGACGCATTGGTGGTGACTGTGGGGTTGTTTATTCGGATTGTACGACTTCgtttattgataatttaagttatctgagagaaaattttcaatag
- the LOC119066676 gene encoding 2,4-dienoyl-CoA reductase, mitochondrial-like → MSDTKPQAKHFPVKKTPMLPPGTFSGKTALITGGGTGLGKAMALMLGTLGASVAILGRRLHVLEQTAKELESQTGNRVLACSADVRDPAAVKSAIDLVEKELGLPTIIVNNAAGNFISPTERLSPNAFKTIIDIVLNGTANVTLDMGKRLIAAQKGASFLTITTTYTYRGSAFVVPSATAKAGIENMVRSLASEWGRYGIRLNCVAPGPIDTGTDGGAWSRLDPTGAFKDVAIDKLPVGRFGDPAEVSNLACYLLSDYSSFITGETILLDGGELGFGAGEFNNLTQVSNEQWDLMEKMIRQSNAKDKAKPKL, encoded by the exons ATGTCAGATACGAAGCCACAAGCCAAACACTTTCCGGTGAAGAAAACTCCAATGCTTCCGCCGGGaacattttctggaaaaacGGCACTAATCACTGGAGGAGGCACAGGTCTTGGAAAAGCGATGGCACTGATGTTGGGCACACTTGGTGCATCCGTTGCCATATTAGGCCG GCGTCTTCACGTCCTTGAGCAAACGGCCAAAGAATTGGAATCGCAGACCGGTAATAGGGTTTTGGCCTGTTCAGCAGATGTGAGAGACCCAGCCGCCGTAAAATCGGCTATTGATTTGGTTGAGAAGGAGCTAGGTCTTCCTACGATCATTGTGAATAACGCGGccggaaatttcatttcacccaCTGAACGGCTTTCTCCGAATGCATTCAAAACAATTATTGATATCGTTCTGAATGGAACGGCCAATGTTACACTTGACATGGGAAAAAGGCTTATTGCAGCGCAAAAGG GCGCCTCATTCTTAACGATTACCACAACGTACACTTATCGTGGATCCGCATTTGTTGTCCCGAGTGCAACGGCTAAGGCAGGGATCGAAAATATGGTCAG ATCACTAGCTTCCGAATGGGGCAGATATGGCATACGATTAAACTGTGTTGCCCCAGGTCCAATAGATACAGGTACAGATGGTGGCGCTTGGTCTAGACTGGATCCTACTGGCGC ATTCAAGGATGTTGCCATTGATAAACTGCCGGTTGGACGATTTGGCGATCCTGCGGAAGTATCTAATTTGGCATGCTATCTTCTCAGTGACTACTCGTCTTTTATAACTGGAGAG ACAATTCTTCTGGACGGTGGTGAGCTTGGCTTCGGCGCTGGAGAGTTCAATAACTTGACACAAGTTTCAAACGAACAGTGGGATCTTATGGAGAAAATGATTCGTCAGTCGAACGCTAAGGACAAGGCCAAAccaaaactttaa
- the LOC119066512 gene encoding uncharacterized protein LOC119066512, with product MLHSIIYVVYCFCFIITIVVCDTYEIKISTNAPVVLGGKIEFHADLYTDGQLKDGDYIFRWKDNSIPQHTYYNETKSYHSDWSVTYSSAEGYGPGVYTVDVSVERVTWINYKLTSKRLDFEVTALLNGELLLSQNGTARSTEFISSAQDLNQSLSISSGDMEYLTQNATYITTYWFVDCNYVGASHNLTSVSKYLNENQKYDIEVLLVASFDPLPEPTTTAAPTTTTTTTTTTTPTTTTTTTTTTPPTTTQTTTTPTTTVPTTTPTKPTTTTPSTTTAATTTTPPSTPPTTTTKASISKREISTQELTSNQTIFETIAGSTIHPMETSLVTMPLEINQPFVCFNSSSVAPDPRKAYGHFHREVIVKHPLTDITISGNLWLQSGEVLNLEVKYDGSPPFDYCLKIEDDTYNITGNETCEKWLPTEVSSFPITHLFPKTHTIIIIIRNPVIKMNKEVKVNIYEATKQSQLSVIVVPVVFCLVAMILVVFGVAYYMQNRRRFAVEVADFNFGETASIDMEYKTFRQRLVDSVRELFGRRDDHGSNSSLEYGPMT from the exons atgttGCACAGTATTATCTACGTAGTCTAttgtttttgctttattatAACCATTG TGGTCTGTGATACatacgaaataaaaatatcaacaaacgCCCCTGTTGTTCTCGGTGgtaaaatcgaatttcatgCGGATCTGTACACTGACGGTCAGCTAAAGGATGGAGATTACATATTCCGTTGGAAGGACAACAGTATACCGCAACATACGTAT TACAATGAAACGAAAAGTTATCATTCGGACTGGTCGGTAACATATTCGTCGGCTGAAGGCTATGGACCTGGAGTGTATACCGTGGATGTGAGCGTCGAACGGGTTACATGGATCAATTACAAATTAACGTCAAAGCGGCTGGACTTTGAAGTGACTG CCCTGCTAAATGGCGAACTGCTACTGTCGCAAAACGGAACAGCCCGATCAACGGAATTCATTTCAAGTGCTCAGGATTTGAATCAATCGCTTTCCATTTCGTCTGGTGATATGGaatatttaacacaaaatgCTACTTACATCACGACATATTGGTTCGTTGACTGTAACTATGTGGGCGCATCACATAATTTAACGTCGGTCagtaaatatttgaacgaaaaCCAGAAGTACGATATTGAG GTATTATTAGTTGCATCGTTTGATCCGTTACCTGAACCAACAACTACTGCAGCCCCCACgactacaacaacaacaacaactactACCACTCCTACTACCACTACAACTACTACTACCACAACGC CACCAACCACAACTCAAACAACAACCACACCAACCACTACAGTTCCTACGACCACCCCGACTAAACCGACGACAACTACGCCGTCGACAACCACtgcagcaacaacaaccacTCCACCATCAACACCGCCGACAACCACAACGAAGGCTAGCATATCAAAACGTGAGATTTCCACCCAAGAGCTCACATCAAATCAAACCATTTTCGAGACGATCGCTGGCTCGACCATTCATCCGATGGAGACATCATTGGTCACTATGCCACTGGAAATAAATCAACCATTTGTTTGCTTCAATAGTTCGTCGGTTGCACCCGATCCCAGAAAGGCGTACGGTCATTTTCATCGTGAAGTTATCGTCAAAC ATCCGTTAACCGATATAACGATTTCCGGTAATTTATGGCTCCAGTCCGGTGAGGTACTGAATTTGGAGGTGAAATACGACGGTTCGCCTCCGTTTGACTATTGTCTCAAAATTGAAGACGATACGTACAATATAACGGGCAATGAAACGTGTGAAAAGTGGTTGCCAACGGAGGTGTCCAGTTTCCCAATCACTCATTTGTTCCCCAAAACCCATACCATCATCATAATCATACGCAATCCAGTCATCAAAATGAATAAAGAAGTCAAAGTCAATATTTACGAAGCAACAAAACAGTCCCAGTTGTCAGTCATTGTGGTGCCAGTTGTGTTCTGCCTAGTCGCCATGATTTTAGTAGTGTTTGGCGTTGCTTATTACATGCAAAATAGAAGAAG GTTCGCCGTCGAAGTGGCCGACTTCAATTTTGGCGAGACGGCTTCCATTGACATGGAATATAAAACGTTTCGCCAGCGACTGGTCGATAGTGTACGCGAATTATTTGGCCGACGTGATGATCATGGTAGCAATTCTTCGTTAGAGTATGGTCCGATGACATGA